In Actinotignum schaalii, the sequence AACTTCTTCCGCGGAGCTGAATTGCAGCAGTCCGGAATGGACCGGGCCCGGGCGGACTATATGGGGATGCTCGGCACCGTCATGAACGCGATCGCGCTCCAGGATTTCATTGAGCAGGCCGGCACCCAGTGCCGCGTGCAAACCGCGATCCAGATGACCCAGATTGCCGAACCGTATATTCCTCTGCGCGCCATCCGCCACCTCCAGAAAGGGCGGGTGGTTATTTTCGGCGCCGGGGCCGGCATGCCCTACTTCTCGACCGATACCGTGTCCGCCCAGCGCGCCCTGGAACTGCGCTGCGATGAGCTCCTCATGGGCAAGAACGGGGTAGACGGAGTCTATACCGCCGATCCGCGTACCCATCCGGAAGCGGAAAAGCTCAGCGCCATTAGCTACGATACGGTGCTTTCCCACAACCTCCAGGTGGCCGACGGCGCCGCCTTTGCCCTGGCGCGGAATAACTCCCTGCCGATGCGGGTTTTCGGGATGACTGAGCCGGGTAATGTTACCGCCGCGCTGCGCGGTGAGAATATTGGAACGGTGGTCTCCGCTCAGGGCGCATAGCCCCGCTAAGCCGGTAAGATATGTCACATCGGGCGCGTGGACGCTGCTGCGTCGTCGTACCACGTAGCTACGCGCCGTGAACGAAACTGCGAAGGAAAAAACATGATTGAAGAAGCTTTGCGCGAAGCCCGCGAAAAGATGGGCAAAACTATTGAAGCAACCAGCGAAGAATTTTCGCATATTCGCTCCGGGCGGGCCAGCGCCGGGATGTTCAACCCGATTCTGGTGGACTACTACGGCACCCTCACGCCGCTCCAGCAGCTGGCCACCATCACCATTCCCGAACCGCGCACCGTGATGATCACGCCCTTCGATCCGGGCGCCAAGCAGGGCATCGACAAGGCACTGCGCGAATCTGACCTGGGTGTCAATCCTTCCGATGACGGCAATGTGCTGCGCGTGAACCTCCCGGCCCTGACCGAGGAACGCCGCAAGGACTACGTCAAGCTGGCCCGTACCCGCGCTGAAGATGGGCGCGTGTCCATCCGCGCGGTGCGTCGCAAGGCGAAGGACACCCTCGAAGCTATTCAAAAAGATGGCGAGGCCGGGGAAGATGAAGTCAAGCGCGCCGAAGACGAACTGGAAAAGCTGACGAAGAGCTTCGTGGAGCAGATCGATAAGCTCCTCGAAGGCAAGGAAAAGGACCTGCTCGAAATCTAATGTCGCGCCCCTCGTTGCGGAGCATGCTCGCTCCGCGTCCCCCGCAACCGCCGCGCCCCACCTCCTCGCGGGCCGGCCGTAATCTCAAAGCCGCCGTCCCCACCGCGCTGATTCTGCTGGCGCTGGTGGCGCTCAGTGTTCTCTGGCGCATCGAGCTTTTTGTGGTGCTCGTGGTGGTGGCGCTCAGCTTCGCTGTATGGGAGGCCGCGGGCGCGTTTCTCGCGCGCCGTATTCGACTCCCGCTCACGATGCTGCTGGCCGGGAATATCGCGATACTGGCGCTTGCCTGGTGGCGCGGACTCGGCGCTGCTGTGCTGGCTTTCGGGGTGACGGTGGTGGCCTGCGCCGTGTGGCTGGGGATACGCGACCGGGCGCAGGCACAGGTGAGCGACGCCGCCTGCGCAGTTTTCGTTTCCCTGTGGATTAGCGTGCTGGGGAGTTTCGCGGTAGCGCTGTGCCAGCTTGATTCCCCAGCGTGGATGGTGGCAGCGCTCATCCTCCTGCCCGTTGCGAATGACACGGGGGGCTGGGCCGCCGGGGTACTTTTCGGGCGCCATCCGCTCGCCCCGCGCATTTCCCCGAAGAAAACCTGGGAGGGGCTGGCCGGCTCGGTTCTGGCCTGCCTGGTGGTGGCGCTGCTTCTTGCCACGGTGGTCCTGGGGCATGGCGTGTGGTGGGCGCTGGCCATTGGTATGGCGGCGGTGGTGTGCTGCACCGCCGGTGATCTGCTTGAATCACGCCTCAAGCGCTGGCTCGGTGTCAAAGATATGGGAGCAATTTTCCCCGGGCACGGCGGCATGCTGGATCGCATCGATTCCATCCTGCTCTGGGCGCCGTTCTGCTACCTCTTCTTCGCTGCGGCGCAAGGGGTGCTCTGAAAGACGCTCTAAATTTCCGCACCGTAGTACCGGTCGGTGCTGCGCTGTGAGCGAGAGCGGCGCGTGGCGGGCGCATATGGCAAAATGAGTGCGGCACATTAAAGAGGGAAGGTCGGCATGTCGG encodes:
- a CDS encoding phosphatidate cytidylyltransferase translates to MSRPSLRSMLAPRPPQPPRPTSSRAGRNLKAAVPTALILLALVALSVLWRIELFVVLVVVALSFAVWEAAGAFLARRIRLPLTMLLAGNIAILALAWWRGLGAAVLAFGVTVVACAVWLGIRDRAQAQVSDAACAVFVSLWISVLGSFAVALCQLDSPAWMVAALILLPVANDTGGWAAGVLFGRHPLAPRISPKKTWEGLAGSVLACLVVALLLATVVLGHGVWWALAIGMAAVVCCTAGDLLESRLKRWLGVKDMGAIFPGHGGMLDRIDSILLWAPFCYLFFAAAQGVL
- the frr gene encoding ribosome recycling factor; amino-acid sequence: MIEEALREAREKMGKTIEATSEEFSHIRSGRASAGMFNPILVDYYGTLTPLQQLATITIPEPRTVMITPFDPGAKQGIDKALRESDLGVNPSDDGNVLRVNLPALTEERRKDYVKLARTRAEDGRVSIRAVRRKAKDTLEAIQKDGEAGEDEVKRAEDELEKLTKSFVEQIDKLLEGKEKDLLEI
- the pyrH gene encoding UMP kinase gives rise to the protein MVTLLEHDASSDGVRRVLLKLSGETFGAGSVGVDAAVLQRVAGEIAEAAASGIQVAIVVGGGNFFRGAELQQSGMDRARADYMGMLGTVMNAIALQDFIEQAGTQCRVQTAIQMTQIAEPYIPLRAIRHLQKGRVVIFGAGAGMPYFSTDTVSAQRALELRCDELLMGKNGVDGVYTADPRTHPEAEKLSAISYDTVLSHNLQVADGAAFALARNNSLPMRVFGMTEPGNVTAALRGENIGTVVSAQGA